The following proteins come from a genomic window of Misgurnus anguillicaudatus chromosome 10, ASM2758022v2, whole genome shotgun sequence:
- the ggctb gene encoding gamma-glutamylcyclotransferase, producing the protein MSPIMKLFFIVVSLIGLLLLCSADPLPTEALDMNNSTDQMNASTFLYFAYGSNLLKERLQLRNPSAIVYCVAKLKDYKLAFGNHKGQASQRWHGGVATIEHSPGDEVWGVVWRMNISDLESLDSQESVKMGMYSPMDVSVSTSDQDLSCRTYIMNSCVYAPPSPQYLEVIVMGAEQNGLPEDYKEKLRAIETNKYEGSLPMMNKLKKAMKKSKEQTKEMLSDD; encoded by the exons ATGTCCCCAATAATGAAATTGTTTTTCATTGTCGTCAGTCTGATCGGACTTTTACTTCTGTGTTCTGCAG ATCCTCTGCCCACTGAAGCCTTAGACATGAACAACAGCACAGATCAAATGAATGCATCCACCTTCCTGTACTTCGCTTACGGAAGTAACCTTCTCAAGGAGCGTCTACAGCTCAGGAATCCATCAGCAATTGTATACTGTGTGGCCAAGCTAAAG GACTATAAACTGGCCTTTGGAAACCACAAAGGTCAGGCGAGCCAACGCTGGCACGGAGGTGTTGCGACTATTGAACACAGCCCGGGGGATGAGGTGTGGGGAGTGGTGTGGAGGATGAATATATCAGATCTGGAGTCTTTAGACAG TCAGGAGAGTGTTAAAATGGGAATGTATAGCCCGATGGACGTGTCCGTCTCCACCAGTGACCAGGATCTCAGCTGTCGGACTTACATCATGAACAGCTGCGTGTATGCTCCTCCTTCACCGCAGTATCTGGAG GTGATTGTGATGGGTGCAGAACAGAACGGATTACCAGAGGACTACAAGGAGAAACTCAGGGCTATCGAAACCAACAAATACGAGGGTTCCCTGCCTATGATGAACAAACTGAAGAAAGCTATGAAAAAATCTAAGGAACAGACTAAAGAGATGCTGTCTGATGATTAG
- the LOC129448900 gene encoding sodium- and chloride-dependent transporter XTRP3 isoform X1 — translation MTKESRPSWDSPVQFVLACVSYAVGLGNVWRFPYLCQMHGGGGFLIPYLLMLVLEGIPLFCMELAIGQRMRQGSIGAWTAISPYLGGLGFASVVASLYLCLYYNIINAWSFWYLFHSFQSVLPWSQCPININQTGYLEECEVSSSTEYFFYRETLNISSSIDENGGIHMGLALCLLLAWVIVFLFIVRGVKSTGMVVYFTATFPYVVLIIYLIRGITLHGAWNGVKYMFTPKLEQLANPQAWINAATQIFFSLGLGFGSLIAFASYNHQNNNFERQAVVVSLINSGTSVFASVVTFAIYGFKATFNYESCLERTRLLLLNTFDLSESEITADNVTVWISLLNHTRPEEFAAIASKIENCNLESELDTAVEGTGLAFIVYSEAIKNMPVSQIWSVLYFIMLLLLGMGSMLGNVTAIITPLGDLKFLSKRFSNETINGVVCLVCLLLGFGFTTRSGSYWFTIFNDYGATLSLLFIVFFEVISVCYVYGIKRFEKDFEDMLGHRPNWYWRVMWAVVSPVLLIGLFIFYIINYIQGGTPTYQAWDKDLGKSVMKEYPPYGQAFIALLLLSAVSCVPLVALYELCKRKRRGQPIRERQIITTVSSGL, via the exons ATGACCAAAGAATCCCGTCCGTCCTGGGACAGTCCCGTGCAGTTTGTCCTGGCTTGTGTGTCCTATGCAGTCGGTCTTGGGAATGTCTGGCGTTTTCCATacctctgccaaatgcatggGGGAG GTGGATTTCTGATTCCTTATCTGTTGATGTTGGTTTTGGAGGGAATTCCTCTCTTCTGTATGGAGTTGGCGATCGGTCAGAGGATGCGTCAGGGCAGCATTGGGGCGTGGACGGCCATCAGCCCGTATCTGGGTGGACTGG GCTTTGCCAGCGTTGTGGCCTCACTTTACTTATGTCTGTACTACAACATCATCAATGCCTGGAGCTTCTGGTATCTCTTTCATTCATTTCAG tCAGTGTTGCCCTGGTCCCAGTGTCCCATCAACATTAACCAGACCGGATATCTGGAGGAATGTGAAGTGTCTTCATCCACAGAGTATTTCTTTTACCGCGAGACTTTGAACATCTCCTCCTCTATAGATGAGAACGGTGGGATTCATATGGGACTGGCGCTCTGTCTCCTGCTGGCGTGGGTCATAGTTTTTCTCTTCATCGTCCGTGGGGTCAAGTCCACAGGAATG gttGTGTATTTTACAGCTACATTTCCGTATGTAGTTCTCATCATTTATCTGATTCGTGGGATCACTCTTCACGGGGCCTGGAACGGAGTAAAATACATGTTTACACCTAAA ttgGAGCAGTTAGCCAATCCTCAGGCGTGGATCAATGCGGCCACACAGATCTTCTTCTCTCTGGGTTTGGGTTTTGGTTCTCTGATCGCGTTTGCCAGCTATAATCATCAGAATAATAACTTTGAGAGGCAGGCGGTGGTCGTGTCTCTGATCAACAGCGGCACTTCAGTGTTTGCCAGTGTTGTCACGTTTGCCATCTACGGATTTAAAGCCACGTTTAACTATGAAAGCTGTTTGGAAAG GACGAGATTGTTACTGCTGAACACATTTGATCTGTCTGAGAGTGAGATCACCGCTGATAATGTGACCGTCTGGATCTCTTTACTGAATCACACCAGACCTGAAGAGTTTGCAGCTATCGCTTCAAAAATAGAGAACTGTAATCTGGAGTCTGAACTGGACACG gcGGTCGAGGGCACGGGTTTGGCCTTTATTGTGTACAGTGAGGCCATTAAGAACATGCCCGTGTCTCAGATCTGGTCTGTCCTCTACTTCATCATGTTACTGTTGTTAGGAATGGGAAGCATGCTGGGTAACGTCACGGCCATCATCACCCCGCTGGGTGACCTTAAGTTCCTGTCAAAGAGATTCAGCAATGAGACCATCAACG GTGTGGTGTGTCTTGTCTGTCTTCTTCTGGGTTTTGGCTTCACCACGCGCTCAGGCAGTTACTGGTTCACTATATTTAATGATTACGGAGCGACGCTGTCTCTGCTCTTCATCGTCTTCTTTGAAGTCATCAGCGTTTGCTACGTCTACGGAATTAAAAG GTTTGAAAAAGACTTTGAGGATATGTTGGGTCATCGGCCGAACTGGTACTGGAGAGTGATGTGGGCTGTCGTGAGTCCGGTTCTCCTCATCGGTCTCTTCATCTTTTACATCATCAACTACATCCAGGGCGGGACACCAACCTATCAGGCCTGGGACAAAGATCTA GGTAAATCAGTGATGAAGGAATATCCTCCGTATGGTCAGGCGTTCATAGCTCTGCTTCTGTTGTCTGCTGTAAGCTGCGTTCCTCTGGTGGCTCTTTATGAACTTTGTAAGAGAAAACGGCGAGGACAACCCATCCGTGAGCGTCAGATCATCACTACAGTCTCATCTGGACTTTAA
- the LOC129448900 gene encoding sodium- and chloride-dependent transporter XTRP3 isoform X2: MLVLEGIPLFCMELAIGQRMRQGSIGAWTAISPYLGGLGFASVVASLYLCLYYNIINAWSFWYLFHSFQSVLPWSQCPININQTGYLEECEVSSSTEYFFYRETLNISSSIDENGGIHMGLALCLLLAWVIVFLFIVRGVKSTGMVVYFTATFPYVVLIIYLIRGITLHGAWNGVKYMFTPKLEQLANPQAWINAATQIFFSLGLGFGSLIAFASYNHQNNNFERQAVVVSLINSGTSVFASVVTFAIYGFKATFNYESCLERTRLLLLNTFDLSESEITADNVTVWISLLNHTRPEEFAAIASKIENCNLESELDTAVEGTGLAFIVYSEAIKNMPVSQIWSVLYFIMLLLLGMGSMLGNVTAIITPLGDLKFLSKRFSNETINGVVCLVCLLLGFGFTTRSGSYWFTIFNDYGATLSLLFIVFFEVISVCYVYGIKRFEKDFEDMLGHRPNWYWRVMWAVVSPVLLIGLFIFYIINYIQGGTPTYQAWDKDLGKSVMKEYPPYGQAFIALLLLSAVSCVPLVALYELCKRKRRGQPIRERQIITTVSSGL; this comes from the exons ATGTTGGTTTTGGAGGGAATTCCTCTCTTCTGTATGGAGTTGGCGATCGGTCAGAGGATGCGTCAGGGCAGCATTGGGGCGTGGACGGCCATCAGCCCGTATCTGGGTGGACTGG GCTTTGCCAGCGTTGTGGCCTCACTTTACTTATGTCTGTACTACAACATCATCAATGCCTGGAGCTTCTGGTATCTCTTTCATTCATTTCAG tCAGTGTTGCCCTGGTCCCAGTGTCCCATCAACATTAACCAGACCGGATATCTGGAGGAATGTGAAGTGTCTTCATCCACAGAGTATTTCTTTTACCGCGAGACTTTGAACATCTCCTCCTCTATAGATGAGAACGGTGGGATTCATATGGGACTGGCGCTCTGTCTCCTGCTGGCGTGGGTCATAGTTTTTCTCTTCATCGTCCGTGGGGTCAAGTCCACAGGAATG gttGTGTATTTTACAGCTACATTTCCGTATGTAGTTCTCATCATTTATCTGATTCGTGGGATCACTCTTCACGGGGCCTGGAACGGAGTAAAATACATGTTTACACCTAAA ttgGAGCAGTTAGCCAATCCTCAGGCGTGGATCAATGCGGCCACACAGATCTTCTTCTCTCTGGGTTTGGGTTTTGGTTCTCTGATCGCGTTTGCCAGCTATAATCATCAGAATAATAACTTTGAGAGGCAGGCGGTGGTCGTGTCTCTGATCAACAGCGGCACTTCAGTGTTTGCCAGTGTTGTCACGTTTGCCATCTACGGATTTAAAGCCACGTTTAACTATGAAAGCTGTTTGGAAAG GACGAGATTGTTACTGCTGAACACATTTGATCTGTCTGAGAGTGAGATCACCGCTGATAATGTGACCGTCTGGATCTCTTTACTGAATCACACCAGACCTGAAGAGTTTGCAGCTATCGCTTCAAAAATAGAGAACTGTAATCTGGAGTCTGAACTGGACACG gcGGTCGAGGGCACGGGTTTGGCCTTTATTGTGTACAGTGAGGCCATTAAGAACATGCCCGTGTCTCAGATCTGGTCTGTCCTCTACTTCATCATGTTACTGTTGTTAGGAATGGGAAGCATGCTGGGTAACGTCACGGCCATCATCACCCCGCTGGGTGACCTTAAGTTCCTGTCAAAGAGATTCAGCAATGAGACCATCAACG GTGTGGTGTGTCTTGTCTGTCTTCTTCTGGGTTTTGGCTTCACCACGCGCTCAGGCAGTTACTGGTTCACTATATTTAATGATTACGGAGCGACGCTGTCTCTGCTCTTCATCGTCTTCTTTGAAGTCATCAGCGTTTGCTACGTCTACGGAATTAAAAG GTTTGAAAAAGACTTTGAGGATATGTTGGGTCATCGGCCGAACTGGTACTGGAGAGTGATGTGGGCTGTCGTGAGTCCGGTTCTCCTCATCGGTCTCTTCATCTTTTACATCATCAACTACATCCAGGGCGGGACACCAACCTATCAGGCCTGGGACAAAGATCTA GGTAAATCAGTGATGAAGGAATATCCTCCGTATGGTCAGGCGTTCATAGCTCTGCTTCTGTTGTCTGCTGTAAGCTGCGTTCCTCTGGTGGCTCTTTATGAACTTTGTAAGAGAAAACGGCGAGGACAACCCATCCGTGAGCGTCAGATCATCACTACAGTCTCATCTGGACTTTAA
- the sacm1lb gene encoding phosphatidylinositol-3-phosphatase SAC1-B gives MATTYNSFNLHTSPEKFYIEACDDGAVDVLAIDRVSTEMTLTVRKDIPPSAVTRPICGIMGTIRLVAGMYLIVITKKKKVGDLLGHVVWKAVDFDIISYKKTVLHLTDNQMQDNKTFLSMINHVLNTDGFYFTTDYDLTHTLQRLSNTSPEFQEMSLLERADQRFVWNGHLLREFIAQPELHKFVFPVIHGFITMKSCCINGKVFDWNIISRRSCFRAGVRYYVRGIDSEGHAANFVETEQIVQFNGSKASFVQTRGSIPFYWSQRPNLKYKPRPQISKSVNHLDGFQRHFDSQIITYGKQVILNLINQKGSEKPLELAFSKMVNSLGNGMIRYIAFDFHKECSHMRWHRLQILVDMVAEMQDEFGYFLVDSDATVQMQQDGMFRSNCMDCLDRTNVIQSLLARRSLQSQLVRMGVLHVGQQIEEQADFEKIYKNAWADNANACAKQYAGTGALKTDFTRTGKRTQWGLLMDGWNSMIRYYKNNFSDGFRQDSIDLFLGNYAVEEADMNTPLNEPKDWKFLTLPIIMVVAFSMCIICLLMAGDTWTETLAYVLFWGMASMVTGGVILFNGRDFVDAPKLVQKEKMD, from the exons GCACACATCTCCAGAGAAGTTTTACATTGAAGCCTGTGATGATGGTGCTGTTGATGTTTTGGCCATTGACAGGGTGTCCACAGAAATGACCCTCACAG TGAGGAAGGACATCCCTCCATCAGCTGTCACTCGACCAATCTGTGGCATCATGGGAACTATACGACTGGTGGCAG GCATGTATCTCATCGTCATTACAAAGAAGAAGAAAGTTGGGGATCTGCTTGGTCACGTGGTCTGGAAAGCTGTTGACTTTGACATTATTTCATACAAAAAGACGGTTTTACATCTGACTGATAATCAG ATGCAGGacaacaagacatttctgtCCATGATCAACCACGTCCTGAATACAGATGGTTTCTACTTCACCACAGACTACGATCTGACGCACACCCTACAGCGACTGTCCAACACCAGCCCAGAGTTTCAGGAGATGAGCTTACTGGAGCGG GCAGATCAGAGGTTTGTGTGGAACGGTCACCTGCTGAGAGAATTTATAGCTCAGCCAGAG CTACACAAGTTTGTCTTCCCTGTTATTCATGGCT TTATCACCATGAAGTCCTGCTGTATTAACGGTAAAGTCTTCGATTGGAACATCATTTCTCGACGGAGCTGCTTTCGGGCTGGTGTTCGCTACTACGTACGAG GTATCGATTCAGAGGGCCATGCGGCTAACTTTGTGGAGACCGAACAGATTGTGCAGTTTAATGGATCAAAAGCTTCATTTGTACAG ACTCGAGGGTCCATCCCGTTCTACTGGTCTCAGAGACCCAACCTCAAATACAAGCCCCGACCACAGATCAGCAAAAGTGTCAATCAC CTGGATGGATTCCAGAGACACTTTGACTCACAGATCATAACATACGGCAAACAAGTCATTCTCAACCTg ATAAATCAGAAAGGCTCAGAGAAGCCATTAGAGCTGGCCTTCTCAAAGATGGTGAACAGTCTGGGCAATGGGATGATCAG GTACATCGCCTTTGACTTTCATAAAGAATGCAGTCATATGAGGTGGCATCGGCTGCAGATCCTGGTGGACATGGTGGCTGAGATGCAGGATGAGTTTGG CTACTTCCTGGTGGATTCTGATGCAACAGTTCAGATGCAACAGGACGGGATGTTTAGAAGCAACTGTATGGACTGTCTGGATCGTACCAACGTCATCCAAAGTCTTCTGGCCCGCAGGTCTCTGCAGTCACAGTTGGTG AGGATGGGCGTTCTCCATGTAGGCCAACAGATTGAAGAGCAGgcagattttgaaaaaatatataagaatG CGTGGGCAGACAACGCTAATGCATGTGCCAAACAGTATGCTGGTACAGGAGCTCTGAAAACAGACTTTACACG GACGGGGAAGAGGACCCAGTGGGGTCTgttaatggatggatggaacTCTATGATCAGATACTACAAGAACAACTTCTCCGATGGATTTAGACAG GACTCCATTGATCTGTTCTTGGGGAATTATGCAGTCGAAGAGGCCGATATGAACACTCCTCTAAATGAGCCCAAAGACTGGAAGTTCCTCACG CTGCCCATCATCATGGTCGTGGCGTTTTCAATGTGCATCATCTGTTTGCTCATGGCCG GCGACACCTGGACAGAAACATTGGCGTATGTGCTGTTCTGGGGTATGGCGAGTATGGTCACGGGAGGCGTCATCCTTTTCAACGGACGGGACTTTGTTGATGCCCCCAAACTGGTGCAGAAAGAAAAGATGgattga